GACCAGATTCACAGAACCTTTGTATTAACATGGTGAGGTAGCTTGATTTCCGGAATGCTAAATTCAGTGGATTATCGTTATTGTGTGGAAAAAATGCAGCCTCCTCATGTATTTTAACGGTGGCTACTATCCAAGAAGAAGTTGAACCTGCCTCAACTCTTGCAACAATGTAATGTCAGATCATGTAGCTGTGAATTGTGTGAGTGCTCATCAGTTGGGATACTTCATAACATGAATGATGTAATTCTGTGATAGTGCTGTAGATCGTGGGGACTCAGGATAAAATGAATTTAGCCGTGAGATATTTTCAGTTGTAAAATCTTTCCTCAGTGTATGATAAACCACCCCCCCATGCAGGAATATGGTAACTGATGAGTCAAGATGTTCCGATACCAATTCTTCCCTTCCCAATTCTGATACCTGGCCCTTGTCCAATAACAGCCAATACTGAGTACCATTTCAAACCGGAAATCTTGTACATGGTACAGACCATCGTTTTTTCTTGTGGGACCTTCCAGTATCAAACATTGCTAAAACTAAACCACCGGAAATTACTTTTGTAGTTTTGGAGCAGCGAAGAAAGAGTGATTTCAAGGAGAATAACATTACAGTTTTAACTGAGTTAAACTAATGTTCTTTAAAGACGTGGTATCGGATCGCTACATAGATTTGCAGACTCGCCAAAACCTCACCTGGAAGTTTGGCAGTATCTAAGGCATTCCCGATGCTCCCATAATTATCGGAATATTTCTACTGATGAGCCGACATATTATGGATCATGTATCATCACCTCATCAGAACCACAACATACTCAGCCCTGCACACCTTTTATCAACCATGTGCTGTAAAACcagaagacaaaaacagaacTCAAACACTAACCACGGCAGATACTTACATATTCCATCATGTTGTTGGTTTCACACTTCCTTTTGCTTAATCTCCAATGCAAACACAACTGTAAACAGAGTGTGAGAGGGATCAGATGGTGTATATAACATGTTACAATACTAATATTCAGATATCCACAGGTCTTCTCTACTCACCTTATGGTAAAGTCTGGTGTTCTCCCACTCCAGGAGCTTCTCTAACGATCTTCTTGTCTGGAAAAAAACAGTGATGTCAAATTATAATGTTTTTGTTCCTTCAGCCAACAAAGCTTTTCTGCAAGTTGATTTTTGATAGACTGTTGTTGCAAATCAGGTTTAATCACTGGATCATACGAGGGATGGACAGTGGGGGAACGTCTCACCCTCTTGCTGAGGCAGATGACAGGCCACAAACTAAAGCCCaacgtgcagcagcagcagaggcagccgCACAGGAGCCACCGCACGTTCACCGGCAGCGTCTTCCTCAGGCAGCTGTTTACACGATTGATACTGGCTTTGAATTCCTCCGGCGCCACCTAAAGGAGGCACATTTACAAGGTATAGTAAATAACCGTTCATGCCCGTAAATGGCAAGTTAATGTGGAATTTAATATGATTTTGTCTTGGCgatgagaaaaatgtatgtgtTGATGTTAGTGCCAAAGGGGAAAGACATTTTGATGTAAAGGTAATAAGATTCAAGTAATATTTATGTgatgtaaataaaatgaaaaatgggaGAATTTACCATAGTTAACATTGTGGTGACAAATAACATGACACTCACCTTCCCTGTAAGTGCTGAAGGACATTCGGACTCAAATTTGTTGCTAAGCCCAAACCTGAAGGGGagaggtaaaaaaaagtataGTAAAAAAGTATAAGCATAGCAGAATGTCATTAAAACTGATATCTTTCTACATATAGAAACTCTGTAGATTAGATCCAAACTAAGTCTACAGAGTAAATGAAAGTTGCTCTTCTCCCTACCAGACTGTATTAGAGGACATCGAAAAACTTAAGTTCTTTCTGCCACCACAGCATAATGTTAATAGTCTGCTGGAAACAGTTGCCTGTCTCTGTGTAAACTAATAAGTATTCGTATGATGGCATGCTTGCATTAAAACTCCACATTGAGTCCAGGGATGACATGATTAGCCAATTATCATCTTTAAGTCAATTATTCAAAAACAGTGAAAGAACCTTAAATATTCTCTAAAAATATTAGATACGCTAATTCTCCAGTgtcaagaaaacacattttgaaaccGGTGTGAATTCATGGTTATGGGAAGCAGCAGCTAACGTGTGACTTTGTTAGGAATCATCTACACGATCGTgctctctaaccctaaccctctgtCAGGAGAGTTTAATTCTTGTTCTCTTGTGCTTAAGTTTAAAAACTCCTCGTTTCTATGACTGAACTTTGACACGgattataaaaaataatcaatggaaaaacaaactgggGTTAAATGGGGTCAGAGCTATTTCTTGACATGATTCCCAAACTGTGTTGAAATCAGTTATCATTGATTTCATGAATTTATTGACCCTCAGCAGACAATCAACAATCGATGAATTTTAACTATTTAAACAGAAATGTCAACGTTAACTTTTCGCATC
The sequence above is a segment of the Limanda limanda chromosome 2, fLimLim1.1, whole genome shotgun sequence genome. Coding sequences within it:
- the chic2 gene encoding cysteine-rich hydrophobic domain-containing protein 2 gives rise to the protein MMEDFDEIYEEEEEEEDEDRAAEEQLLKYAPDPVVVRGSGHVTVFGLSNKFESECPSALTGKVAPEEFKASINRVNSCLRKTLPVNVRWLLCGCLCCCCTLGFSLWPVICLSKRTRRSLEKLLEWENTRLYHKLCLHWRLSKRKCETNNMMEYVILIEFLPKIPIFRPD